A segment of the Nostoc sp. TCL26-01 genome:
CTGTTGAGTCAGGAGAAATTTTTATGTTGACCTCTGAGACTAACAAAACATTATATGAACAAGATTTTTACTTATGGATACAAACTACAGTTAAACTTTTGCAGGAAGGTAAACTCGAACAATTAGATATTGCGAATTTAATTGAAGAAATTGATAGTATGGGGCGGAGCGAAAAGAAAGAACTTAAAAATCGTCTAATCATTTTAATTGAACATTTATTAAAACTGCAATACTGGACAGAAGAAAAAGAGTACAATGCTAAAGAATGGCGTAATACTATTGTTGAGCAAAGACGACAAATAATTTATCTTTTAGAAGATAGTCCCAGTTTAAAATCTGTTGTAGAGGATGTATTACTAGATTGTTATACAGATGCGAGAAATGATACTATCAGAAAATATCAGCTTCCCTCAGAATTGTTTCCAGCACAATCGCCTTTTTCTATAGTTCAGATTCTTGATGCAGATTTTATAGCTTAGAGGTTGTTTGAAAAGTCAAAAAGTATACTAGAAACCCCTCTCCAAACCTCTCCCCGAAACGGAGAGAGGCTTTGAAACCCTTATTTTCTTGTTCTCCTTCCCTAGTAGGGAAGGGGTTAGGGGTTAGGTTTTTGAGATTTTGATGTTACTCATGATACTTTTTAAACATCCTCTTAATTTGAGAGCGATCGCTTTGTTGTTAGATATGCAGATAAAGACTGATAAAATTAATTCTGAATAATCCCAATATGGCGATATTTTAGTGAAACGTGACTCCATTTATTACCAAATTTTTAAGCGATTTCCAGGGTTAATATTTGAACTTGTTGATAACCGTCCTGCACAGGCGCAAAACTATAGATTTGAGTCAGTGGAGGTGAAAGAAACTACTTTTCGGATTGATGGTGTTTTCTTACCACCAGAAGGCGCAACACCCAGAGTTATCTTTTTTGCAGAAGTTCAATTTCAGAAAGAGTGCGGCTCGTTCTCAGCAGGAACCCCTAGAAACTAGGGATTTATGGCTAAGGTACATTCTGAAAAATCAAATTCAAAATGTATAACTGTTCATTTGATGTAGGTGAGCCAAGTACCCTAGAAAAGCAAGACCTACCCTTGAGGAGACAAGTGACTCCCTATCTGCCCACAGTGACCATACTCGGAATGATGGAGGCTGAAGCTGGGAACAGGGCGCAATCAGTTGTAAAACAAGCAGGTAACAACACTGGCGCTAACGGGGAGATGGCAAGGGTAAACAAGTCCTGAAAAAGTGTCTTAGGAATTAAGCTACAACCTGAACAACCAATGTAGACCACATCCTCTAGATTCTCACAGCATCATTCTTTTAATAGCTGTCATCTCCGAGAAGAGGATAGGCAAAGTGGACTGCCCAAAACCATCAAACAATCAAAAGAACGGAACGAGTAAAAACGATGTATTGGTCTGGGGAAAGGTCGAAAACCCCAGTAGGTAAGACGAGATACGGAACCCCAAAAACATCGGGTAGGACAGAACGTAACTGTTGTGAGGTATTCAGAAAACGCTTGCTTAGAGTAAAGCATGGTTAGACACGATAGAAATATCAGTGAACTATGGAAATCACTACCCTGGAAGAAATTTCGGGCGAATCTTTTCCGCTTACAAAGAAGAGTGTTTAAAGCTGTTCTAGCTGGAGACAAGCGTAAAGCAATGTCCCTACAAAAGCTAATCCTGAAATCTCGTGCGGCTAGGTTTCTGGCAATTCGTCAAGTAACACAGCTAAACGCTGGGAAAAAGACTGCGGGAATTGATGGTAAAACTGCCTTAACTTATGAGGAGAGATTTCACCTCGAACTGTCACTCAGACAGCCAAACTGGTATCACAACAAACTCAGACAGATACCAATACCCAAGAAAGACGGCTCCACCAGATACCTGAAAGTTCCAACTATTGCAGACAGGGCTTGGCAATGTCTAGCCAAATACGCATTAGAACCAGCGCACGAAGCCACCTTTCATGCCCAAAGCTACGGATTTAGAACGGGGCGCTCTGCCCATGATGCCCAAAAACAGATTTTCCAAAATCTCAGTTCCCATGCAAACGGCATCAACAAAAGAATCCTTGAGCTTGACATAGAAAAGTGCTTCGACAGAATAAATCACTCAACCATCATGGAAAACCTGACTGCCCCAAAAGGGCTAAAACTGGGGATATTCCGATGCCTAAAAGCAGGAATCAACCCGGAATTTCCAGAACAAGGTACTTGTCAAGGTGGGGTAGTGAGTCCACTGTTAGCAAATATCGCTCTGAATGGTATAGAAGATATACACAAATATCACGTCAAAAGAGGATGCAAAATTACAGCCAATACCCCCACAAAGGATATTGTCAATGCCTGTGTCCGATACGCCGATGATATGGTATTTTTCCTAAGACCTGAAGACAATGCAACTCTAATACTTGACCGCATCAGCCAATTCCTAGCAATAAGAGGGCTAAAAGTTAGCAAGAAAAAGACAAAGCTTACCGCTTCGACAGATGGTTTTGACTTTCTCGGTTGGCGATTCTACGTCCAACAAAACGGAAAATTTAAAAGTGTTCCCTCAGAGGAAAACTACAAAGCATTCCGCAACAAAGTCAAGAACATCGTCAATAGCTCGAATTATGGCGCTACTGTGAAAGCTCAAAAGCTTTCCCCAATAGTCAGAGGATGGCGAAATTACCATAAGTTCTGTAAGATGGACGGTGCTAAATGGAACCTCTATCACATACAATACAGAGCTTTTAAGGTGTTTAACCGGGAAACAAAACTTGACCACAAATCTAGTAAGAAGTTGCTAGACCAAGCGTTTCCACTGGTTCCTTACTCCGAAAACCGTCACACCAAAGTCAAAGGAAATAAATCCCCTTTTGATGGAGATTTAGTTTACTGGAGTGAACGTAACAGTAAACTATACGACGGCATTACCTCGAAACTATTAAGGAAGCACAGCCATACTTGTGGGTATTGTGGTCACAAATTGACTTCAATTGAACGAGTGCATCTACATCACTTAGACGGTAATCACGGCAACTGCAAGGTATCAAACCTCATGGTAGTACACGAAAGCTGCCACGATTACATCCACATGGGCAAAAGGGAAAGGGAGCTACGTTCTACAACGCCAATTGGTCGGGAAGTTACCGAGGAATATCTAGAAAATCATCCTTGGTAAGCCAAAGCCAAGCGTGGCAAAGACAGAAACCTTAACCTTCAAGAATATCGGAAGCTGGATGAGGCGAAAGTCTCACGTCCAGATTTAACAGAGAGGGGCGGAGCGTCATAGCTCCCCTCGACTCTACCTGAAGCTTTGTATCATCGCTTTTTTACCGAGTCGATGATGTATTTGAACCGCAATCAATCCCAATACGATGATTGGTACTGTGTGGTAATATTTCCATCACGCTCTTTAGAGCCAAACGATAAAAAAACTCATCGTCTGTTTTTAAACAGCGACCAAGTGCAGCGCATTTATTTGGATGAGTTAGGTACTGCTGATACTCTACCAATAGGTATCAATTTAATGCAGTTGACGACCGCCTCAGACAAAGCAATGGCAGAGCAAGCCAAGCAACTAATTCAACGGGTAAAATTAGAAGAAACAGGTAGACTACCGAAAACAGAAATCATAGATATTATTACAACAATTGCTGTTTACAAGTTTTCGTCTTTGAGTAGAGAGGAAGTAGAAGCTATGCTAGGACTGAATTTAGAGCAGACAAGAGTATATCAAGAAGCCAAAGCTGAAGGTCTAGAACAAGGTCTAGAACAAGGTCTAGAACAAGGTCTAGAACAAGGTCTAGAACAAGGTCGAAAACAAGGTCTAGAACAAAGGGAAGCTGAATTGTTGAAAGTTGCTGTCCCCCTGTTACTAAAAACTGGGATGAGTGTAGAACAGATTGCTCAACAATTTAATGTTGCTGTAGAATCTGTGGAGAAATACAGGTAAGATTACCTTTGATGAGTTTTAGCGATCGCATTTCATCTTACCCCAATTGGTAAAGATAGCCACTAAAAGCGATCGCTAGCAAATTTAGCGCATCAGTAGTTTTACCAGTAGAATAGACACATAAAATTTTGCCGCTATTTGGCTTATTGATAGTGGATTTATGATAACTGTGAGCTTGACTGCTGTAGCTACTGCGATCGCAACTACCCTGTGGACTAAAGCACAGGAGAAAATCGGCGAAAATATTGGTGATGCTTTCTGGGCTGCTCCTGGTAAGTTGAGAGAATTACTGCGCCGCAAGAATAAAGTCCCATCTCTTACCAGTAATGAACCACAACCATTAGATTACGGTCAAGCAGTGCTGGAACTGACACAAGCCGCACAAGATCCCGAAATTGCTCAAGCAGTTTTAGAAGTTGAAGCAGCAGTTAATAATGATCAGTCTGAGGCTGCTAAGGAAATTAAAAATAAAGCCGAAGAAATCCAGTCACATCCGTCAGTTATTAATAATGGTGAGATTAAGAATTTGTTTTTTCAATCTCAATTTCATGGCCCAGTCACATTTAATTGACTACAGCCGTCCCCAGGGGAGGATGGGACAAAGTTAACTCCCGATGACTGGCGTGAAGTCTGTCGTGAAATAATTGCAGAACGGCGTAAGCTGACAACAAATCCTTTGACATCAACTGAAGGAGTCGCACTGCAAGTTGATGATGTTTACGTACCACTGGGATTAGTTGAGCGTAAAAAACAGTCGAAGCCTCAAGATAATATTTCTCCAGAACAGGGTTCAGAACTGTACAAGGAGACGGAAATTACCAAAACTTATGAGCATAATGCTTTTTTGGAAGAAGTTCTCAAACAGAAGAACACGCCGAAAAGTCAAGGTAAGCGAATTGCCATTATTGGCGAACCAGGTGCAGGAAAAACAACATTATTACAGCAGATTGCTGATTGGGTATCTCGTAAGATTCCCCAGTCGATTGTCATTTGGGTATCTTTAGCAGATTTACAAGAAAAACAAAAATTAGAGAAATATCTATTCGAGACTTGGCTAAGTGCTGCTGTGAAGAAAAAAGGGAAAGCTAAACCTACTCAGCAACAGGATGATGATTTTGTTACTCTGTTTAATCAAAATCAAGTGTGGCTGCTACTTGATGGATTAGATGAAATGTCTGCATCTAATCCTTTAACAGAAATTGCCCGCCAATTTCGGGAATCAGGGTTGATTTCTCAAGCGCGAATTGTGCTGACTTGTCGGGTTAATCTGTGGGATGGTAGTAGTAATGCACTTGATGATTTTGATATCTATCGCACTTTAGATTTTTCTTATCCAGAACAGGTAGAGAAATTTATTCACAAATGGTTTGCTGCTATTCCCGACACTGGAAATCAGTTATGTATCGCGTTGCAAGAACCGGGTAAAGAAAGGATTCAGGATTTAGTGAAAAATCCTCTGCGATTGACACTGCTGTGCTTTAATTGGCAATCAAAAGATGGCAAATTACCAGATACTCAAGCGGGACTCTATCAGCAATTTGTTGATGACTTCTACAAGTGGAAACAAGACGAATTTCCCATAACATCTCACCAAGAGCAACAACTCAATCTCAAGCTTGGGAAACTAGCTAAAGCAGCTATAGACGAAAAAGAAATCCGTTTTCGCTTGCCGCAAGATTTTGTTAATTCCGTCTTTAAGGAACAAGAAGATGAGATGCTGCTGAACTTGGCACTAAATCGCGGCTGGCTGAACTGTATAGGCGTAGATGATAAAAAAGTTTATGCTTTCTTTCATGCTTCATTTCAAGAGTACTTTGCTGCTAAAGCAATTAATCACTGGCATTTCTTTTTAAAGCACGTTCCTCATGATCCGAGTCAACGAACTTATCGCATCTTTGAACCGCAGTGGAAGCAAACAATATTACTTTGGTTAGGACGACCAGAAGAAGATATCAAACAGCAAAAGCAAGAGTTTATTGATGCTTTAGTTAGTTTCAAAGACGGATGTGAAAAATTTTATGAATATCGCGCCTATTTTTTAGCAGCCGCAGGCATTGTAGAGTTTAGAGATTATCTTAAAGCAGATAAAATAATCAAACAAATTGTCAACTGGACAATTAATAGTCGAAGTTCAATCCAAGAGGAAGCTAGTTCAGCACTGCAACAAACAGACCGTAAAAAAGCGATCGCGGCTTTGGTGCAACGGCTGCAATCACAGCGTGTGGATAACTACACCCGTAGGGAGGTAGCAGAAAGCTTAGGGAGAATCGACCCAGGAAATCCAGATGCGATCGCGGCTTTGGTGCAACTGCTGCAATCACAGGATGTGGATAACGACACCCGTTGGCGGGTAACAGATAGCTTAGAGAAAATTGGTACAGGAAATCCAGATGCGATCGCGGCTTTGGTGCAACTGCTGCAATCACAGGATGTGGATAACAACACCCGTAAGTGGGTAGCA
Coding sequences within it:
- a CDS encoding DUF29 domain-containing protein, with product MLTSETNKTLYEQDFYLWIQTTVKLLQEGKLEQLDIANLIEEIDSMGRSEKKELKNRLIILIEHLLKLQYWTEEKEYNAKEWRNTIVEQRRQIIYLLEDSPSLKSVVEDVLLDCYTDARNDTIRKYQLPSELFPAQSPFSIVQILDADFIA
- a CDS encoding reverse transcriptase domain-containing protein, whose translation is MVRHDRNISELWKSLPWKKFRANLFRLQRRVFKAVLAGDKRKAMSLQKLILKSRAARFLAIRQVTQLNAGKKTAGIDGKTALTYEERFHLELSLRQPNWYHNKLRQIPIPKKDGSTRYLKVPTIADRAWQCLAKYALEPAHEATFHAQSYGFRTGRSAHDAQKQIFQNLSSHANGINKRILELDIEKCFDRINHSTIMENLTAPKGLKLGIFRCLKAGINPEFPEQGTCQGGVVSPLLANIALNGIEDIHKYHVKRGCKITANTPTKDIVNACVRYADDMVFFLRPEDNATLILDRISQFLAIRGLKVSKKKTKLTASTDGFDFLGWRFYVQQNGKFKSVPSEENYKAFRNKVKNIVNSSNYGATVKAQKLSPIVRGWRNYHKFCKMDGAKWNLYHIQYRAFKVFNRETKLDHKSSKKLLDQAFPLVPYSENRHTKVKGNKSPFDGDLVYWSERNSKLYDGITSKLLRKHSHTCGYCGHKLTSIERVHLHHLDGNHGNCKVSNLMVVHESCHDYIHMGKRERELRSTTPIGREVTEEYLENHPW
- a CDS encoding HEAT repeat domain-containing protein encodes the protein MTSTEGVALQVDDVYVPLGLVERKKQSKPQDNISPEQGSELYKETEITKTYEHNAFLEEVLKQKNTPKSQGKRIAIIGEPGAGKTTLLQQIADWVSRKIPQSIVIWVSLADLQEKQKLEKYLFETWLSAAVKKKGKAKPTQQQDDDFVTLFNQNQVWLLLDGLDEMSASNPLTEIARQFRESGLISQARIVLTCRVNLWDGSSNALDDFDIYRTLDFSYPEQVEKFIHKWFAAIPDTGNQLCIALQEPGKERIQDLVKNPLRLTLLCFNWQSKDGKLPDTQAGLYQQFVDDFYKWKQDEFPITSHQEQQLNLKLGKLAKAAIDEKEIRFRLPQDFVNSVFKEQEDEMLLNLALNRGWLNCIGVDDKKVYAFFHASFQEYFAAKAINHWHFFLKHVPHDPSQRTYRIFEPQWKQTILLWLGRPEEDIKQQKQEFIDALVSFKDGCEKFYEYRAYFLAAAGIVEFRDYLKADKIIKQIVNWTINSRSSIQEEASSALQQTDRKKAIAALVQRLQSQRVDNYTRREVAESLGRIDPGNPDAIAALVQLLQSQDVDNDTRWRVTDSLEKIGTGNPDAIAALVQLLQSQDVDNNTRKWVAYILGTIDPGNPDAIAALVQLLQSQDVDNNTRKWVAESLGTIGKGNPDAISALVQLLQSQRVDNDTRRQVAYSLGTIDPGNPDAIAALVQPLQSQDVDNNTRKWVAYILGTIDPGNPDAIAALVQPLQSQDVDNDTRRQVAYILGKIGKGNSDAIAALVQLLQSQGVDNDTRRQVAYSLGKIGKGNPDAIAVLVQLLQSQGVDNGTRRQVADSLRTIDPGNPDAIAALVQLLQSQDVDNDTRSRVADSLGTIGTGNADAITALVQLLQSQDVDNYTRWQVASSLGRIGTGNPDAITALVQLLQSQDVDNYTRWQVADSLGRILQDNKHRFEVVKTLSGYWQLDYQYYNLAWKCAQNMPYPDFYQAWHQHNFATRTMRTLKKILFTRII